The region tccctggctcctcccctcacTCACAgaccctggctcctcccctcacTCACAgcccctggctcctccccctcactcccagCCCCTGGTTCCTCCCTGTCACGCACAgcccctggctcctccccttcacTCCCAGCCCCTCGTTCCTCCATGTCACTCACAgcccctggctcctccccctcactcacagCCCCTGGCTcctgcctgtcactcacagcccctggctcctccccctcactcacagcccctggctcctccctgtcactcacagcccctggctcctccccttcacTCACAGCCCCTGGCTGCTCCCCCTCACTCCCAGCCCCTGGCTcctccctgtcactcacagcccctggctcctccccctctccccgcaGGACTCCGTGCACCAGCAGACCATGCGGGCCATCGGACGCCTGGAGACGCGCACCTACGCCTCCCCGGGCTGCTCGGGCAGCCAGCGGCTGAGGGGGGGCCGGGATTCGGGGAGCAGCTCCACCTCCGGGCCCATCTGCGCCATCTGCCTGGAGGAGTTCCTGGACGGACAGGTGGGCGGAGCTGCGGTCGCTCGGCGGGGCGTGGCCCGGGCAGTGTGAAGCCGCTGCATGGCAACAGCTCTGTGATGTTTCTCACAAGGCTTCAAAAATCGcaaaaatctaatctaattgCGCAAGCCTTTTGCTGCAGTGAGGAGTGTTCTGATTGGTCCGTACGGTccgtaagccccgcccctgttACCGTGGGAGTGGTGAAGCTCTGCCGCTCCCTTGTGTGCGGTGCCGTGCGGCCGCTCGGCGGACGCTTGGGCAGGGGGGAGGCGGCTCCGCCCtccggggaggcggggctttcTCGGGCGCCGCCCTCCCCTGACGGCGGGATCTCTCTGTTCCAGGACCTGCGGATCATTTCGTGCGCTCACGAGTTCCACAAGGAGTGCGTGGACCCCTGGCTTCTGCAGCACCGCACCTGCCCCCTCTGCATGTACAACATCATGGGTAACGTGctccgcccggccccgccccgccccgccccgccccgccgcctgCTGGGAAATGCTCCACCCACGAGGCTGTCGTGCGCAGCTTGCATGTGCTTGAGAGGCCGTGGGAAACGGACTGGTGGAGAGATAACGCAcggagagagtgtgcatgtctgcCAGTCCAAACAGCCAGACCAGCGATGTCTCCCGACCTGTCTGTGTACAggctttttggctggaccgcaacagcggggccagccctacgaacgcgaatgtctgtgcctgactgactgactgagtgagtgagtgagcgagtgatgaagttacaccattggtcggccgagttatgaagtcacaccactggtcggccggatcacatgcattaggtccagccatatactaggttttaatcTCGTCTTGTTTCCATATAtctgatatttttgtattttagatTTTCTTCTCCCCAAGTTTTAGAATGGTACCAGTTTGTGTTGTTTGCAGGCTTGAATaagcacagctgtgtctccCGGGCGCTTAGCGGTCTGTTCTGTGTCTGACCGGCTTCCGTTTGCCGTCTCCCCTCAGGCAACGAGCTGGCCGCCCGCCAGCCGCAGCGGACCCGAGTGCCGGCGAACGCGGAGCACGGCCACCCCCTGCGAGGCCACGCCTACCCCGGGCACCACGTGTTCCAGCAGCCCCCCGTCCCGTTCCCCCTGCGCCACCACTACCCGCGGGGCCCCTCCGGCCAGTTCCCCGCCCTCGCCCATTTCGGCGGGCCGGCGCCCGTGGACCCCCGGGCCCTCCACTGCCTGCCCGGCAGGCCCCTGGGCTCGGGGCCCGCCCGCTGCGGCTACCACCTGACCGACGGGCACCTGGGCCGGCCCCACAGGACTACGGCCGGCGGCTGCCGGTCGGGCGGCCACCCGGGCCCCCACTACCCCCGCCGGGCCTGCCACGGGTACCGGCCCGGCTGCCCCGTCCCGCGCGCCGCCTCCAACTCGCGGCTGAAcgcgggcgcggcggcggcggtggcgccGACGCCGGGCCGCCCGGGGGCCCACAGCCGGCAGGACGACGGCAGCGGCTCCGGGGGCAGCTACCGCACGGAGCGCAGCGGCTACTTCCCCGACGGCCCCGCCAGCGACTCCAGCTCGGGCCCCTGCCACGGCTCGTCCAGCGACTCCGTCCTCAACTTCACCGACGTCAGCCTGAAGGCGGTGTACGGCAGCTGCTCCACCTTCCGCAGCTCGCTGAGCAGCGACTACGACCCCTTCGTGTACTACGGGCCGGGGCCGGGCCGGCGGGACAGCCTGGACCCCGGGTCCCGCCCCCGCTCCCTGGACTCGGTGGTGAACCGCGGCTGCGCGGAGGAGCAGGTGTTCAACCACGTGCACTACCACCGGCACCGGCACCACCACTACGACGACGGCGACCACAGCCAGGGCCCCGACAGGGGCTCGGACGAGGAGCAGGGGGCCGCCCCGTGCCCCGGCgcggacggggggggcggggccgcgccCTGCCAGTGCCCCAGACCCGACCCGCCGGACaggcagccccgcccccggggggAGGAGCCCGAGCGCGAACAGACGGACCCTGCCCCGGgccctcccgcccccgccccggccccggcccctcccctcgcgcaggccccgcccctggccccgcccccgcacccctGCTGCCACCAGGGCCCCGGGCGGCACCACCGGCGGAAGCAGGGCGGCCGCGGGCCGGAGGGCCCGGCCGTGCGCTTCCACCAGAGCCTGGACCTGCAGGAGGACTGCAGCATCCACATCCACTACGGCCAGGGCGGGGCCGCCTACTGCTGCTCGCCCGACATCCCCCCGCTGCTGCCCGTGCCCCTCATCCTGGACTCGGGGGGCATGGGCGACTGGCCCTGCTGCGGGGGGCACGTGGTCTGGCAGAAGAGGGTCCAGCAGGCCCACTCTGAGCCCCAGCTCCAGGGCCCCCGGGCCCCACCGGACAGGCCGCAGTGCAGGGGCCACCAGCCCGGGGCCGAGCTCACCGCGGACATTTGCTTGTACTGCCAAACTTTACACAACAATCAGGGTAGGCGCTCTGCTTCTTACGCGCGCGGGTCGAGCGATAAACTCCCTCCAGGTTGttggcagtttgaaaaaaaaaccattttccCCGAATATTCACAGCAaaatttctctttttcctgAGTGTTTTCTTATGCctgtaatgttttctttgaagACCAGGGACCAGCATCTTAAGAGTTAATGTATTCAAAGTATCTATTTGCCCCTAGTCCAGGGGCGGGCAgttccagtccaggagggccggtgtgtgtgtgcagttctttgtttcctccagttaccctggctaaatgagctaactggctgtacacaccagcactggttcactcatagattagatcacagttaAATGTCTTGTattacagacacagcagcagtcTTCGGCTGTCATTCACGTGCTAATCAACAAATGTGGCTAAAATGCCAGCTGGCGTAAATGTTAGGGGTAATTAAGTGATTAagggcagaagttggcatggaaacccCTAGAAACAGTTACAGCCCTTgttgcccacccctgccctagTCTGATGTGAACGCCACCGCCGTGCCTATTGGCTGAATCTCGGGTAGCCGGTGTTCTCTGTCGCGTTTGTTTGCATTGAGGTCACCTCCACGGGACGCGGGCGCGGTTCGGACGGCGGGCGGCTAACCGatgttccccctctctctctccccacaggaTCAGAAGAGGAGTCTGGCGTGTGAGCACGCGCACGGTcgcgtccccgtccccgtcccacGCTGCTAACAGGAGCCACAATGGacaagcctctctctctctctctctctctctctctctctctctctccaccgtcTTTCACAAGCCTTCCGGAAAATTCCGTGCCGCAAGCCGCGTACCAGcgcgcacgctctctctctctcaagccaCTCCCGGTTCCCCGTGCGCTTCGGTTTCCGTGGTGATCAAGCAGACGCGTCGCCAGCTGTGCTCGTCACTTCTGCAGCAATTAGTGATTATGAATGAACTTGGTGTCCAGTAGGTTTAAACAATGTGAATAGCAGTGCACTTAAATTGAGAAGTGgctggggaatgggggggggggggggggattgaacTTGACATCATATAATCACATTCATTTACAATTTATGGACCAGAGGtaacattcaaaaaaatattatcgCAGAGTTTTATTGTACTAATTGCTTTATAATCATGTTGAATTGCCATAGAAAACGTTTTGAGAATTCATTTCAggaaatgttacatttgaatttgacatATTCCATATTGGTAGGCCTTACGATTTCTAGCGGGTTGCTCGGATGTgtacttgatttaaaaaatggaagatAAACGAGCGGAATTCAATAATGGGAGAAACATGACAGCATGGATTCAGCTTATGCGTTAAGGTGCTCTTCAGTGACTACCTGATTGACCTCATTGCATTGGCAAAAAGATTACTCTTCATTTTTCTGCAccattttctctcattctctgggGGGGGAAAGCCAACACCAGTATAACTCACAGCCATGTAACCAAGAATATTGTGTCATCTGGGATCAGCTGCTAATGTCTGTTTcagtagctctctctctctctctctcgctctctctctatatatatatatgtatatatatatatatatgtcactgtctctctctctctctctcactgtctctctctctgttttgccTCACTGTTGATGAAGGTCTGTGTTCTTAATTCTGTGCTCTAATTGTGTAAATGGTAGCAATTGATATTTTAACTATGTTAAAGGTAATGTTAAACTGCCACCTCCCACCcaccgccccacacacacctgttttgGTGGAAATTGTTCTACATTCTAATCCCATGATCAATTAGAACTctagaaatgaaacatttctgtagGGAATCGCAATAAAGCATAAATAATCAGAGAAGCAGGCAGGGGAAAAGAGTGAGTCTCCTGTGAAGAAGACAGGCAGATTTaagtgcaaatatttttcaagGGTATCATGTTCAGTGCCTTATGTGTAGGGTCTGTAGGCCTGAAAAACTGGCCTCTCTCACTTTGTCTCAGTCTGTGTGACGAGTGGTGAATCGACTCAGTTTGGCTGATAGCAGTTTTTTATACTGATGACAGTATTGCCCGGGCCCAGGAGCAGGACCGTAGTGTTTTGGTCTGTAGCTGAGGGTATGGTGAGGTCTGcgcctgctctctccctcctaccTCACATTACAGTCAGAATCGAAGGGGTGGAGACAGCGAAGGGCTTGGAACTGCCGAAAAAGGACACGGGTGCGGCTTCCTTTGCTCTCTGCTGGAGCGAGGTCACCACGGCACACCCCCAAGCTAGCAGCCCTGCAAAAACCGTTGTTAACTTTCAATAAGCTTCCCTTCAGGTTAGCCCCGCCCTTTAAAagtgacccccctccctcactgccTGCAACCTCGCCTTCAGGTCACCACTGGCAGTTAGAGCTAGTTCATTCAAAAGAAAAggcagctgtttttatttttgttcaatttttattttgtttaatgtttatttcaatttgtaacgtgttttcatttttaaagaaacaatttGACTGAAACTGTCTATGcttttttgtataattttacaagataggttttttcttttttttttgttctgttgtcaGTTGTGTTGtcggtgggttttttttttttaatgttgcgGAGAAGGGAAGTGGGAGATGATGTCGTGGAGATGAGCGCGCAGTCTGCGGTCCTTCCTAGCCTGTGTTTGGGCCTCTGTTTATGTGGCCCGGTCCCAAGGAGTTGCAGTTATACGTTTAAATAATGCAGGTACTTCAGCCTAAGTTACATTGTCCAGCCTCTTTTCCCGCAGGTGAGAAATTGTCCTCGGAGAAGTAAAGATAGTGTCTTCAGATTAAGTTTAGAGAAGTCCCCGTCTAAGACAGCAGCAGAAAACTCAAAACTCGTTGAGCCTTAGATTATCACCCCCGTTGCATGCATCCAAGGAAGTCGGGTtgcaatcagttttttttttttttttgcataaaagtctaataatgaaaacactggaagtgttaaaaaaaatattgttattaatattaattctgGAATTAGGAACCTCAGGCCTTTGAcgctttttttcagtttcagtgtgaGACTGTTTGAAACAGTGCTTCAGCGTTGACAGTGCGTTTGTTTTTGGGTAAAGCTTGAGAACACTGCCATACGGTGAGAATGTGAAAATGGAAGTcttgtttttggtattttggCTGGGCGGACTTCTGTGTTGCCCCTAGACACAAATGTAGAGCTCCAGGcttgtgggggggaaaaagaaagaactgaCAGCACTTAACCATTTCACTTTTTACAATCTGGCTTAATCAAGTAGCAGGAATATTAGTTTCAGTTCggttgataaaaaaaattggagTATAGCAAAaagaaattgatttaatattattctatttatttttatctgaattTACTTAATTTACAAACGTTGGCTTGCCTGCTGATTTAAAAGTCACATCTTAACTGATGGATATATTTTAAGCCTGTTTTGAATGAACAGCCCCTGGGGAGTACACATGTAAAATGGTATTGGTATCATGTATTTATTGACAAGCAGGTAAATCAAAGTTTTGATTAAATTTCAGCCTTGGCCtgatgcagtttaaaaaaaaatcatatttatatatcattTATTGCACACTTTTCCATCTGTTGTTATACCACAAAAATCCAGTgccattgtgcttttttttagggaatttaagcatttttcatatcattacagaaacagaaaaggttGTTTCATAATTTCTCAGAGAGCATAACTGCAACTGAATTTCTCCATCTCCTTATCTGAGATTTGTCTCAAATTCACTGAAACGTAAAATGCACTTTGGCATTAAGATTAAGAACAAACAATCAGAGCACTATGCAGCTATCATTGTAAGGTAATTGGTTTAAAATTTGTTAAATGTCAGTGAacatttggagttttttttttttatattgttttttttttttttttttgcgttttaaACTGCCTTTTTCTAATTGAGCACAATCCCTGTAGAAATCCAAGGGGGTCTCAGTATATTTTCGATACTTTgtgtaaaaaagagaaagaaaaaataaaaataaagtgttgTATTATATATAATAGAACATTTCAATATGGTAATATGTcactaatatatttatttactaatATATTTATCCATTTTGCCAGGCCtgataaaaagtattttgttccaTACAGAACAATATCTTTATGAAACAAGTGCCATCACAGATGTAACTGCCTGGCTTCATTCcaattatatacaaataaattattttgaaataaaatgaagatcTGTGTGCTTTGTTTCTGACAGGTGTGGTGATTGGTGCTTTAAAAATACCTTGGTATGCATATTTTTGAGTGGACCAAGTCTTGTATTTGTCTTGTACTGAGAAGATAAATCCCAGTCAAATATGACTTTTACAAGCTTTAGAACTACTTGTTCAAAGTGTGCTTTAACCAACACTTTTTCTGTAGTCACATCAATGTTTATtgatattttccagaaaatgtgattattttctatttacagTGGGACACTGTAGGGGCACAATTCATTTGACAGTGCATTTGATGTAAAAAATGATTCCACTGGGTATAGTTATGAAACATTTTCCACTGGTAGTGTATTTAACAGAACAGGAAAGACACTTGAAGACAAATACATCACGCCAAGCctaatgtgcatttttatgccAAAAGGTGTGTTACTTCAGATCTTTTTAATGTGACCCAACCTAGCACATTTAAATATCCCATGTGTGTTGGGTATGTGAAGTCATTACTATGCGACACACCCTACGCT is a window of Anguilla rostrata isolate EN2019 chromosome 9, ASM1855537v3, whole genome shotgun sequence DNA encoding:
- the LOC135263813 gene encoding E3 ubiquitin-protein ligase RNF43; the protein is MTVSQRRLAGLWPWLLMAALQVVFGQTGLELAAAVESERSAPKAVIKVTLLKQEAGKPITLEGVFAGSSLRGSAEGKLMQSHPLSLCNTSEDERQEKVFISIVKLESPEHNVPQCLPLLDKARLALKRGARAVIFDVSDNAAAAQELLLSIDGDSLLKPVVLVQAEAAMRLMDLVNRNEGALVNIDVMDEKPEWAHYDVSILLTVVLAVVAIVMIFALRYRCKSNRNWDSVHQQTMRAIGRLETRTYASPGCSGSQRLRGGRDSGSSSTSGPICAICLEEFLDGQDLRIISCAHEFHKECVDPWLLQHRTCPLCMYNIMGNELAARQPQRTRVPANAEHGHPLRGHAYPGHHVFQQPPVPFPLRHHYPRGPSGQFPALAHFGGPAPVDPRALHCLPGRPLGSGPARCGYHLTDGHLGRPHRTTAGGCRSGGHPGPHYPRRACHGYRPGCPVPRAASNSRLNAGAAAAVAPTPGRPGAHSRQDDGSGSGGSYRTERSGYFPDGPASDSSSGPCHGSSSDSVLNFTDVSLKAVYGSCSTFRSSLSSDYDPFVYYGPGPGRRDSLDPGSRPRSLDSVVNRGCAEEQVFNHVHYHRHRHHHYDDGDHSQGPDRGSDEEQGAAPCPGADGGGGAAPCQCPRPDPPDRQPRPRGEEPEREQTDPAPGPPAPAPAPAPPLAQAPPLAPPPHPCCHQGPGRHHRRKQGGRGPEGPAVRFHQSLDLQEDCSIHIHYGQGGAAYCCSPDIPPLLPVPLILDSGGMGDWPCCGGHVVWQKRVQQAHSEPQLQGPRAPPDRPQCRGHQPGAELTADICLYCQTLHNNQGSEEESGV